One region of Primulina tabacum isolate GXHZ01 chromosome 1, ASM2559414v2, whole genome shotgun sequence genomic DNA includes:
- the LOC142543889 gene encoding protein CYSTEINE-RICH TRANSMEMBRANE MODULE 13-like gives MSYYNQNQPPVGVPPPQGYPPEAYPNDAYPPAGYPPQGYPPQQGYPPQQGYPPQGYPPQYAPQYGAPPPQKQSGSTGLMEGCLAALCCCCLLDACF, from the exons ATGAGTTACTACAACCAGAATCAACCCCCAGTTGGTGTTCCTCCCCCTCAAG GATATCCTCCGGAGGCGTATCCGAATGATGCCTATCCTCCAGCGGGTTACCCGCCGCAAGGCTATCCACCGCAGCAGGGCTACCCACCGCAGCAGGGCTACCCACCCCAGGGATATCCGCCACAGTACGCGCCTCAATACGGCGCGCCGCCTCCTCAAAAGCAATCCGGTAGCACGGGGTTAATGGAAGGATG TTTGGCTGCTCTTTGCTGTTGTTGCCTGCTTGATGCTTGCTTTTGA